From Plectropomus leopardus isolate mb unplaced genomic scaffold, YSFRI_Pleo_2.0 unplaced_scaffold27900, whole genome shotgun sequence:
AATATTTGTAGCCTTTTTACACAGCACTGTCATGATACAATTTGACAATTAAACTGTTTGTATCAACAGGCCCACTGATGGTGATAGTGGAATACTGCAAATATGGGAATCTGTCCAACTTCCTACGAGCCAAGAGAGAGTTTTTCCTCCCATACAGGGTATCCAAACGTCACAGACACTGAAACATTGTctgctgttttatatttgtttgttctgCCGAAGAGAGAATCTTCAGTGCTTTAGTTCAGCCgatatttctgtctttgcttACTTTCCTTGCATGAAGAGTACTTTCTTCTCACAAACGTATATATTGATTTTGGAGAGTGCACACTGACATGTTTCTGCACTCAGGATCGCTCTCCTAAAACTCAGAGCCAGGTGAGACGGATGATCGAGGCGGGTCAAATGGACCAAAGAGCACGCCACCCACCTTCTCCACCCTCCGCCCCTCTTACTGGTCCCCAGACTCCATCATCTAACATGCCGAATGAGAAACCTGCTGTGGAGAAAAGTGAGTCTGCTTTTATTCACaagaacacacattttttaaacccaTTGTCCCATTACaatttccttctttctctttccgTGACGGACTTTcccctcatcctctctctctccagtgGAGGACTTGTGGAAAACTCCTCTGACGATAGAAGATCTAATTTGCTACAGTTTCCAGGTGGCTCGTGGGATGGAGTTCCTGGCCTCCAGAAAGGTTAATTGTCAGCGTTACAAACATAATTAGTGAATGAGCTGTATAGAAAATTCACCAGAAGTTTGTCTCAGGGGCAGTAGGTTGTAGCCTGTATCATTCAGCTTTTCAGTTCTTTgtgcttgttattttttatttaaccatgtGATCATAAACTAGAGCTGTGTCATGATCCTTTACTGCATACTAATTACAGG
This genomic window contains:
- the LOC121937928 gene encoding vascular endothelial growth factor receptor 3-like — protein: MDPGEVPLDEQCEYLPYDSSQWEISRDRLRLGKVLGHGAFGKVIEASIYGISKSNSLDTVAVKMLKDGATASEHKALMSELKILIHIGNHLNVVNLLGACTKSNGPLMVIVEYCKYGNLSNFLRAKREFFLPYRDRSPKTQSQVRRMIEAGQMDQRARHPPSPPSAPLTGPQTPSSNMPNEKPAVEKMEDLWKTPLTIEDLICYSFQVARGMEFLASRK